In one window of Brassica rapa cultivar Chiifu-401-42 chromosome A07, CAAS_Brap_v3.01, whole genome shotgun sequence DNA:
- the LOC103828515 gene encoding uncharacterized protein LOC103828515 has product MLEMAAKLHIPSSFSHKANASTTSSSSSYSSLLALPQFLCTPCSSGFTQFKLHAKLGGGDGEVKPKEKKKFITKEEEPEQYWQSAGEREGENPMKTPLPYIIIFGMSTPFVILAIAFANGWIKVPIR; this is encoded by the exons ATGTTAGAAATGGCAGCCAAACTCcacatcccttcttcctttAGCCACAAGGCCAATGCTTCGACAacttcatcatcttcctcataTTCATCGTTGCTTGCTCTGCCTCAATTCCTCTGTACACCGTGTTCATCAGGCTTTACACAGTTCAAGCTTCACGCCAAATTAG GTGGAGGAGATGGAGAAGTGAAAcctaaagaaaagaagaagttcataaccaaagaagaagaaccagagCA GTATTGGCAAAGCGCTGGCGAAAGAGAAGGGGAGAATCCGATGAAGACTCCTCTCCCttacataattatttttggtATGTCAACTCCATTCGTCATCTTAGCCATTGCTTTTGCCAATGGTTGGATCAAAGTTCCTATTCGCTGA